A region of the Triticum urartu cultivar G1812 unplaced genomic scaffold, Tu2.1 TuUngrouped_contig_6890, whole genome shotgun sequence genome:
GCATTGCTGAATCCCAAGCGATGCCTCAACTCCTGAGCTCTCTTATCTGAGACCTTAGTCTCCAAGAGAAAAACTAAGGCCGGGCGATGTAACCTAATCAGGTCACAGATTTCACGAACTATCTCCGGTTGCCCAATTCCGCGACAGTTCAGGCAGAGAATATTCATTGGTTCCGGCGGTCATCCTCAAGGGATGCCGCCGATCCTGCTGTACCATCGATCACAACAATACTCTGTATCCCCACACCACTACATCCTTGAGACAAAGAAAACTCTGTCACATTGTTCACTCTAGTTACTTTGATCAGAATTCTTGCCATAATTCTATTATCAGTATCCTGCCCACAACGAACAAAGAAGCATGTATTAATATTATTTGAGCTTTTCCAGAAACCCCATTTTGTATTCCGCTGGATCTTCTTCCATGTACTTGTTAACAAACTTTGAAACTGCACTTTAACTGTATGTTTAACAGACAACCAAAATCCTCCTGGATCTGGCTCCTCTTCCACCGGGACTCCATGAACAAAGCGATAACTGGATATGTTTGTATCCGAAAACATGCACGCACATATCCAATCCAGTTCTTTTGTATTGCAAAACATAAATTGTTGAATTCCCAGGTCAGCATTAGCACACAGTTGAAGAAGGCACTGCCCCTCTGAACCAACGCCAACTGCAGCATCATTCATCCCCAAATCCACTTGCCCCTCTGCTGCTTTAGAATCAGACCCAGCCAGAGGCTTATTTCCATGACATCGCCCAGTAATATCAATCTCAGGAGCAGCTAGCTGAGCTCCATTCAGTACAAGTGTCGTCGTGCCAACCTGCAGGGGAAGAGGAATTTCCCGCGACGAGCACAACCCTCGTTCCGAAGACCCACCAGAATCCAGTAATGAATCCGCCTTAATTCGCATCAACTCGAGATATCTTGACGGATCCCTCGACTTGCGAATGATCTGCATCGCCCTCGCCTTGAAACATTCCATCTCTGCCAAATCCACACCTAGGCGCCCTCCCGTCTTCCCGGGAAAAGCAGTAAGGCTCTCACCGGATAGCTTCATCGACAACATGCTCCAACCAGAAAAAGAAAGGGATGACCGAGGGGATTGAATAGAAAACCACGAGGAAGAATAAATCAGGATTATTGGGACAGAGTAGATGACTTAGAAGTAGGATTACGAGACAGATAACAGAGGAAGGAAGACCAATACATGAGAAAGGGAAAGAGATAGAGGGGGAATCTAGAGGAAAACCAGATCAGAAGAGAAGATAGCTGAGGGGAGAAGGGATCAGGGGAAACCGGGAAGGGAAGCACGGCATAGACGCCAGTCGCCGGCAAATCGCCCAAATCGCCACTAGGCACTGTAGCACCATCGCCCAGATAACGACCTCATCAGCCTTTCCTAATCATGAATCATGGCACGTAATGACTGGCCGGCCAGCCAGGGAGCTATTAAACTCAATAATTTTACTTAGAACATACTAGAATAAAAGAGAGGTTTGTGAAGTTTTCACTGTCCTTGCTTTGTGAACATAAGTCTTACCTCAGTTGAGTATTGGTTTGGAAGTTTGGAAATAAAGGTGTGCACATTAGCTGTTTTTGCTGCTTCAGTGACCTCTTCATCAGTTGCACTCATTTTGCCAATTCTCAAATTATCAGAAATAGTACCAGAAAAGAGTGATGGTTCTTGAGACACTGAACCTATATTTCTCCTCAGGGACTTCAGATCAAGTTCCTTCATGTTTTGACCGTCAATTAATATGTCACCTGCATTCCACACCGTATTACAAACACAAGTAAAATCTGAAAATTTTACATTCTACACATCATTTGAATTTTCCTTTTTTTTGCAACAATTGGTTCTGTTTGACATGTCAACATATTATTTAACTTTTGGTGTAGAATATAATATGATTGTTTTCTTTTTCCACTGCAAAATCTTGCAATAACATTTCGCATTCTAAAAACGATCTTCTCCTTAATTCCTCTATTCTGGCATCATGTTGCGTTTGTGACAACTTAAGTATGTTCAAAGGGTTTGACCATTAGGAAAATATCAAAAAATTAGTTTTTCTTTTATTAAAAAAACAAAAGATAATATAAATTAAGAAAAGGTAAATTAAAATACTGGAAATATGGGAAAATGATGGATCACTTTTGAACCAGTAAGAAAATTTAGTAATATTTTATAACAGGATATACTTAAGATGTTGCGAAAAAGGTTAAGTTTTTTCTAAATTTTTACACTAGGATTTCTCATCAGAATATTTGCACTATGGAAACATATCAATATTTCTAAAGTTTATGGGACCCTTAAAATTTACCCGTTGTAAACTATTTAATTTATTTTTACATCTTTGCTTCAGAAATTAAAATTATTCAATGGCTCACTATTTGTTTTGAATTTTATCTGTTCTTCTTGATTTACAATTTCTAAGTTTATAATGATTTCTGGTATTTCTCTCCGCTCATCTATTTTTCTTAATGATCAAACCCCTTTAACCACATGGAAGTGGCAGAAACAAAATGGGGTATGATAGAACAAGTGGCACAACAGAGGACACCATTTTCATAGCAAAAGGGGGATTGCAAGAGTTCCCCGTGACAAAAGATACTTTTGCAACTTTATTATGTCAAGAATGCAGTCTGAAGTCGTAAAATCAAGCACTGCTGAATACAGCCCAGCAAACTATATGAAGTTTATACACACCTCGGCTAAAGTTTGTGCGGTGTTAGGTATATGTCCTAGACGTGTACCTGACATAGCGTCGTAGAACCTCTGAACCAAAGAAATCACAGTGCTCTTCCCACATCCACTACTCCCGACAAGAGCCACAATTTTGCCTGCCGGTACAGCCAGTGAGAAACCTTGGAGAATTGGATTATCTTCACGGGATGGATATGTGAAATGCACCTCTCGTATTTCAATGTCACCAATGACCTTCTCCAATATTCTTCCATTTGATCCAGAACTTATCACTGGATTTCTTTTGATAACCTTAAACACTTCTTTACCAGCAGCTTTTGCTTGACTGAAGATCTGAAGGTCTGGAGCTGCATTTGAGAGATATCTGAAATCACAGATAACAAAAATATCAGCACTGATTACTCCGCAGGATAATTATTTTGGATGAATAGTAATTTGGGATAACCATGCCAGTATGATATATTGCTAGAAAGATAGTTCTCAGTATTACATTGCACCGGAGAGGATGTTAATAACAGCCGCAATTGTCTCACCCGCTTTCGCGGATCTTCTAGTTACTGCTACTGCTCCAACATAGATTGTCAGTGAGTACGAACAGAAAGTTACAATCTGTAACATTCCCAAACCTAGTCCTTTTATGAATGCCTCTTTCTTGCTTAACTTGTATTGCTTGTCCATGCATTTCACAAAGGATTTCATCGCCGAGTTTTCTCCAACAAATGAGAAGACAGTCTTGATATGTGAAAGAGTCTGCACAAATATATGTTTTATAATATACATTTAATATGGTAACCTGCTTATTTCTAACAAAACTGTCATTGTGTAGGTACCTGTTCCACAACAGTGGTTGTTTCAGAGACCAAAGCTATCCTTGTCATCGACATGCCAATCATTGTTTTAGCATATGTTGCTCCAACCACAAGAAGCATCGGAACAACTAACACAGAGAGCATACCCACCTCCCAGCAGCACACAAAAGCAACAATGACAGCGACTAGGAATGTGGAGAAATTAGAAATAAAGTGACCCATCTGAGAAAAATAAGTAAGATACTGTTCATAATTTGTTACCATAAAACAATCTTTTTTGCTTCTCTTTGGATTAACAAACATACAGTGAATGCTATAACATGCAAACTGATACCTTCTCTCCAATTGCATCTTTTATGACGCTCATGTGATTAGTTGTTCCGGCCATGATGTTCGCGGTGGTTAAGTCGGTGTCAAAAGCTCCGACATCTTGACTGAGTACTGATCCCAGATATGCCATCTGCATGCGTGTCATTTGTCTCTGACTTGTGTACATCCAACATGTAATTTCTGCAGCACAGGGACATTGTGGCAGAAACGTAAGACAGTTTATTTCAATATATACTGATGCCATTTCATATTATTTGTGTTTCCATCACGTGGTGTTTTCTTGTTCATGCACGAAGAGTTAAATAAGAGAAGTAGTTAAATAGAGATTGGTGCTATTATGAAATTCCCCGCTTTTATCATCATAAAGATTGTTTTCTGTGCCCATTTCTTTGGTTTGTGATGTGCTGCTGTTCTTCTGAACTTCACATAATATTTTATGCCAAGCTATTGTCAGGTGGCTACTATAAGATGTTTGATTGGGGCATCAACACAAAATAATAAAATTCTAACCAGCTTCAAGGGTTCACAACTTCTCCTTTTAGACCAATTCTGGTAACCAGTAAAATCACTGAAATTTCAAATTCAGCCGAACCACCTAAATTTTTTTAATTGACCAAAATTTGAGTTATATTTCAATCTGCCCGAAATTGGTTATCACTGAAAATTTTAACGGGCCGCTGAAATCAGCTAGAATTTCCATAATTTCATGAAAACTAGCTTTTGAAGAATCCTCTCAATTCAGCATTTTGGCCTAATTTCAACTCAAAGTTGCTTGGTACCAAGTTTCTCAAACCGAGGATTACATGTAGGCCATACTTGCATGCAACTTTGCAAATAGTGCCATACAGAGGGTGACTTAGGCCCCACTGAAATTGACTGACACCTGGATGTTACGCACATTTTGTATTTTATAAATAAGAACTTATATTCATATACAGAAGTTTCCACTGTAACTAGGATTCATGTTTCTTTTGTGCCAATGTTCATTACCTCAAATACTATACAATAAGCATGCACTTATATTGTGCTACCATGTTGACTTGAAGTAATTCTACTATTCTTCAGTACTCTCATAACTGTGAAATAGTTTAGCTCATCATAATTAAGTAATACCATCAACTTTCATGATTTTGTTTACACTGGGTAAACTAGCAAAGTTAGAAGAGGTGTACTCACCAATCATTCCAGCAGGAAGTGTAATAATTGCCAAGGACCACATATATGGAAGTAACTACAAATCAGAACAAGAATATACACCGTCAGTGACATAGCCAACAGCTTTCTTAACCTTAATAAAATCAAACAAAAACACTTCACAAAATCTAATGATGTCTTATATCATGGCCTTGAATATTTTGGAAAGAAAATTAACCTTAGTAAGTTGATGGACAATTGCCTCCCGATTGCCTATGTTGTCCCCAAACATATCGACAGCTTTGCCAAGTATGTAATATGACATTGCAGGTGCCATGCCGTGTACGAAGGACCCAATTGTCCCTGATACCATGAGCAGCCAATCTAGCGCATCGGCGTAGCAAAGCAGGCCGAAGAATGGGAACGGTTCATCAGCAACTGCTATTTCTGGTGGTGTGCTTTTCTTGTCATCCTCGTGTTTGAAGGATTCGACGGGGCAGTCCTTTTCTTCCATAATGCCTTTGTTCTTGTGAGTCTTGCACTAGTTTGCAGAAGAGTAGCAGAAAGACAAGTGATATATAGTAACCGATAGCTTGGTTCCAGATACAAGGTAGGACAAAACCCTGTTACTCTCAAGGTTTATATGTTGAGCTGCTACAGCATGAAACCAGATAACATTAGTTATTTCCCTAAATGAACATGAGCATGATGTATCAGCCTTAGCAGTTGCCGTTCTCAGTTGGAACTATTTTTGCTGGCACAGCATGGCAACCATCAAGCTGTTACGCAATACTTTTTGTTTGAAGCGACATGTGGCACTTGAATTTATTGACTGTAAGCTGCACCACTGTAAAATACAAAGCATGGATCTTTTGCTGCTGTAACCATCTTTGTTTTCATCAACGAATTTTGTAAGAGTCAAGAAAACAAAACTACTGCCTAGGATCTTACTTCAGATTCCCCTAACCCTACCAATTAAACACATTTTTGCCTCCTGATATGATGGCTTAATGAGATCAGGATGATTTCATTTAAATAATAGGTTAAAGAGTGCTCACATAATCAAGATTGCTGACTGGGAATATCTGGTGCATAATTTGGGGCATAATTTGAGCATATATAGTTTACTGCTGCATTTTTGTCCAAGAAGAAAAAACTTAACCATTGCATATGTTCTCTGAACTTTATGCCCATTTTTCATCAGGACATAACAAAAACCAACCCCTTCCGTACTCCGATAGCAGGTGGTTTGCTCAGATTTTCTGAACAATATCACAATCTTCTGCAACTAGCTTGTCCAGGTCCAGAAGGACAGTTGGAAGCAACAAAAAAAATATAATTTTTTAGCCAAATAGCAATGTTTCATTCATCTGGGCTCACCAGAACATCTTCAGACGTGCAGGCAGACTACACATCCTAAACATGACATGGTCCATGCCTTGATAGATCCATAAAGAACTTGCCACCAAGGACATATGTTGTCTTGACTGAATCAACTGTTATATATTAAAAAGAAGTATACTACCTGTAGTTATTTTGGATGAATCAGCTGTCTGCGCAGAAATTGCCGTCCCCTTTGTTCGTTCTTAAGTTGTTAATTCCAGCCCCCATGAGCTTCAAACTTCCCCACATCAAACCTCTTTCATTGCACAGATGTTGATATATGATGTCTGTGGTTACACCGACTGGGCATTTTGTTGAGAAGGAACACATCCAAAGAAGAATCATTCTCAAGGAAATTACAAGGTGCTACAGAATCAAGAGTTTTAACAACATAAACGAACGAATACACTTGATACAAATGTTTCATGTGAAAGTGCCAGCGTCAGATTCTCTACAGTGTGAGGCAAGTTCCTCCCAGTGAACCACAGAATGCAAACAATGCATCACACAGAATGCTAAAAAACTGTTCAGCATAATGCTGCTCAGGAAACAACTTCTGTACACACTTACACAAACAATTCTTGGCCAAAGTCATTTTGCAAGTGCGACATGCCAGTGCAACTGTCAAGATTCTAGCATGGAAAGTAACGTGAAGCTGCTGCACCTGCTCATTTCTAGACAAGATTCAGCCAAAGCTATCTTCCTGTCTGCGGTTGTGTCTTGGTTAGATGTTACATGTGTTGAAGGTCAGTGGCAGGAAACGTTATTCGTTCCGTAACTTATGCGCTGAAGGCTTGTGTCCAGCATATCTGTCATCCATTTCTGTGGCCCGCCATCATCTCCAATGACATTGTACGCATAGGACGACAGCCCAACATCCTCACCACATGAGCTTGCCTTCCCTAACTTGTATAACCTTTCTGTTCTAGACAATACTACAAGGTTGGAAAATGTTGAGAAACTATTGCCAACAAACACATCCGCTCTTGCGCATACCTCAAAGTCGATGGCAGACTTTATAAGGTAAGGCTGTTTCTCGTATATGTCAGTAACTCCAAGTTTCTTCTTCTCATAAGCAACCATACCAACTCTCCAACCACTGGTTACTGAATCATCTTCTAGAAGGCTGTCGGCTACTGCAAGATAAACTACAACCGGGCGACGTAGGTCAGTGATCTGTGAGACCTTATGAATGATCTCTCCTTTGCTGCTGCAAATTTCCTTTAAATTGGACCGCTGCTCCCACTTCTTGCAATGAATCATCCAATCTTTCTCTATTCTCATGTGAACAGCAATGTACTGCACAGGAAGATTTTTCAAACCATCTATCCTCTTCTTATTATGAGAAACGGCAGCATCATGTCTTGCTTTTTTCCCTGCATCTTTAATCTTGGATATGACCCTGACAACTTCAGTTTCTATCTCAGGAGCTACAGCAAGGCAATCGAAGATCCTGGCATAGTCTTTCACTGGCCAATGATCAGGCCACAGAAATGGATGCTTCCCAGTGACATGAATCACTTCAAAGCCATCGGCCTCCCCCAATCTGGATTGTTGCAGTTGATCCAAATCTCTCTCCACTGTCCACCTCCTACCACTGCCCTTTTGAAGTTTGAAAGGCTCGGTACGATTTGAAACTTCTGAATACCGAGCTACCCTTACAAACCCATGACAGCGGGCATTGAACTTATTAAGGTCAAATACCTTGTCGAAAGCAATAGGCTGCAGCAAGTCAACCTCTTTGTAGAAAAGCGAAGCACTCAGACTTGGCATGAGTAGAGAACGGTTCATGAATTTTGCCGTCAAGCATGCTCTGGCAAATGCAATTTTCTGATTGTTCAATCCCCATATAATCTGCGGGACCTCAACAAACTTGCCTTTCCTAACTCCAGGGAACAAGTCAAGGGTTGGTGAGTCATAAAAACTCTTCTCGGACGAGCTGATGGCAAGAAAAGGGGAGATAATTGCTCTCAATACAATAAGGCCAATCACTATGAGAAGGCACTTGCAAATGATAAGCCTCGCCGGCAAGCTAATGTGCTTGAGATGCTTAAGGTCTTGTAGGATGTTCATTGAAACAGTTCTTTAATTCCTTCTCATTCTACCAGGTCATTTTTTCCATCACCCAACAGAACTACAGACTGTGCTGCAGTATAATGGAATCAATATCCAAACACGCGTGGATGGCTTCACCAGTTCTTCCTGAGCTATGAGTAAATCAGGTTTCAAGCTCGGGCAAACATACTCCTCGAACCCTTCCGTTAACAGTTTAGTACATGCTCCACCAGAGAGACTGCAAATACAATAGAAGGGAAACAAAGACATAATGCAGAGTTATTATACTGCCACACTTTATGCAATTTAATAAATCTACTAAGTGGCTCCACAAAGAACATTTTTTCACTGCATTCACTCACATAGATGAACAGTCTCGACAGCAAAATGTTAACCAAAACTAACCACAAAGAAATATATTTTTACGAATTCACATATAATAGGATGCACATTAAGTTTGCATAAGATACCCTGGTGTGGACACGCCTAGAGTCCCATGGTTCACATCAGTTACGGACGCAGAACCAAATGTCAGGAATTATCCTATACGAATTCCAACAGGGGAGGAGCCCCGTGGATTTTATAAAGGAGAAATTGCAGGTATATGGTGGTGTCTACAGCAAAGTAATACTCATCATAAATGTAACAGTCCTAACCCAACAGCTTCTGTATATCCAAGTTTCCATTATC
Encoded here:
- the LOC125531223 gene encoding ABC transporter B family member 11-like, which codes for MEEKDCPVESFKHEDDKKSTPPEIAVADEPFPFFGLLCYADALDWLLMVSGTIGSFVHGMAPAMSYYILGKAVDMFGDNIGNREAIVHQLTKLLPYMWSLAIITLPAGMIEITCWMYTSQRQMTRMQMAYLGSVLSQDVGAFDTDLTTANIMAGTTNHMSVIKDAIGEKMGHFISNFSTFLVAVIVAFVCCWEVGMLSVLVVPMLLVVGATYAKTMIGMSMTRIALVSETTTVVEQTLSHIKTVFSFVGENSAMKSFVKCMDKQYKLSKKEAFIKGLGLGMLQIVTFCSYSLTIYVGAVAVTRRSAKAGETIAAVINILSGAIYLSNAAPDLQIFSQAKAAGKEVFKVIKRNPVISSGSNGRILEKVIGDIEIREVHFTYPSREDNPILQGFSLAVPAGKIVALVGSSGCGKSTVISLVQRFYDAMSGDILIDGQNMKELDLKSLRRNIGSVSQEPSLFSGTISDNLRIGKMSATDEEVTEAAKTANVHTFISKLPNQYSTEVRLMFTKQGQ
- the LOC125531224 gene encoding O-fucosyltransferase 23 — translated: MNILQDLKHLKHISLPARLIICKCLLIVIGLIVLRAIISPFLAISSSEKSFYDSPTLDLFPGVRKGKFVEVPQIIWGLNNQKIAFARACLTAKFMNRSLLMPSLSASLFYKEVDLLQPIAFDKVFDLNKFNARCHGFVRVARYSEVSNRTEPFKLQKGSGRRWTVERDLDQLQQSRLGEADGFEVIHVTGKHPFLWPDHWPVKDYARIFDCLAVAPEIETEVVRVISKIKDAGKKARHDAAVSHNKKRIDGLKNLPVQYIAVHMRIEKDWMIHCKKWEQRSNLKEICSSKGEIIHKVSQITDLRRPVVVYLAVADSLLEDDSVTSGWRVGMVAYEKKKLGVTDIYEKQPYLIKSAIDFEVCARADVFVGNSFSTFSNLVVLSRTERLYKLGKASSCGEDVGLSSYAYNVIGDDGGPQKWMTDMLDTSLQRISYGTNNVSCH